In a genomic window of Roseiflexus castenholzii DSM 13941:
- a CDS encoding metallophosphoesterase has translation MMCLTVSDEIVPAIYSLNVKQRFGDVRCVLSCGDLPYYYLEFIVTMLCVPCYYVAGNHDTVEICEEDDELSAPRGCVAVEMTGVMHEGLLIGGLGGCVRYNREPGPQYTETEMLFHIWRMAPHLMVNRLRYGRFLDVLLTHAPPLGIHNGPDRAHRGFRAFLLFMDLFAPRYLIHGHVHRSYGVREPWKTRYHRTLVINTAGYRVLSLEPAKAPV, from the coding sequence ATGATGTGTCTGACCGTCAGTGATGAGATCGTTCCGGCAATCTACAGTCTGAACGTCAAGCAGCGGTTTGGCGATGTTCGCTGTGTGTTGAGTTGTGGCGATCTGCCGTACTATTACCTGGAATTCATTGTCACCATGCTGTGTGTGCCATGCTACTACGTGGCAGGTAATCACGATACCGTCGAGATCTGCGAGGAGGACGATGAGTTGAGCGCTCCGCGCGGGTGCGTCGCTGTGGAGATGACAGGTGTGATGCATGAAGGATTGCTGATCGGCGGGTTGGGCGGATGTGTGCGCTACAACCGGGAACCCGGTCCACAGTACACCGAGACTGAAATGTTGTTCCATATCTGGCGGATGGCGCCGCACTTGATGGTCAACCGTCTACGATACGGGCGTTTCCTCGATGTGCTGCTGACCCATGCGCCGCCGCTTGGCATTCACAACGGACCTGATCGCGCTCATCGCGGGTTTCGCGCATTTCTGCTGTTTATGGACCTGTTTGCACCGCGCTACCTGATCCATGGTCATGTGCATCGCTCCTATGGCGTGCGAGAACCGTGGAAGACGCGCTATCACCGAACACTGGTGATCAATACCGCTGGCTATCGTGTGCTATCGCTTGAACCGGCAAAGGCGCCTGTGTGA